In one Pseudomonas sp. Bout1 genomic region, the following are encoded:
- a CDS encoding diguanylate cyclase, with translation MNIDPPSEPDSAVYKTLLESTKAIPWRIDWQTMTFSYIGPQIEALLGWTPQSWATVDDWVARMHPDDREYVVNFCVSQSRAGVDHEADYRALTASGEYVWIRDVVHVQRKDGEVQALIGFMFDISERKKTEEHLIRLQKQLEEYSFQDGLTGIANRRMFDTVLAREWASALRSQLPLSLILLDIDYFKQYNDLYGHIKGDECLRQVARTLSLAANRPLDFIARIGGEEFVWLLPQTDAESARRVADRCLHLMRQQQIEHGHSAVSNLLTLSLGVGTCTVKPGSAALAFVEAVDKLLYQAKRNGRMRAEFADVAD, from the coding sequence ATGAACATCGACCCGCCAAGCGAACCCGACAGTGCCGTGTACAAGACGTTGCTGGAATCGACCAAGGCCATTCCCTGGCGCATCGACTGGCAAACCATGACATTCAGCTACATCGGCCCACAAATCGAGGCGCTGCTGGGCTGGACACCGCAGAGCTGGGCCACCGTGGATGACTGGGTGGCACGCATGCACCCGGACGACCGCGAGTACGTGGTCAACTTCTGCGTCTCGCAGTCACGCGCCGGCGTCGACCACGAAGCCGATTACCGGGCGCTGACCGCCAGCGGCGAGTACGTGTGGATTCGCGACGTGGTGCACGTACAGCGCAAGGACGGCGAGGTGCAGGCGCTGATCGGCTTCATGTTCGATATCAGCGAACGCAAGAAGACTGAAGAACACCTGATTCGCCTGCAGAAACAGCTGGAGGAATATTCATTCCAGGACGGCCTGACCGGCATCGCCAACCGCCGCATGTTCGACACCGTACTGGCGCGCGAGTGGGCCAGCGCCCTGCGCAGCCAATTGCCGCTGTCGTTGATCCTGTTGGATATCGACTATTTCAAGCAGTACAACGATCTCTACGGGCATATCAAGGGCGATGAATGCCTGCGCCAGGTGGCGCGCACGCTATCGCTGGCGGCCAACCGGCCACTGGACTTCATTGCACGCATTGGCGGCGAGGAGTTCGTGTGGTTGCTGCCGCAAACCGATGCCGAATCCGCTCGGCGCGTGGCCGATCGCTGCTTGCACCTGATGCGCCAGCAACAGATCGAGCACGGGCATTCGGCAGTGTCCAACCTGCTCACGTTGAGCCTGGGCGTGGGCACCTGCACGGTAAAACCGGGCAGCGCGGCGCTGGCATTTGTCGAGGCGGTCGACAAGTTGTTGTACCAGGCCAAGCGCAATGGCCGGATGCGCGCGGAGTTTGCCGACGTGGCGGATTGA
- a CDS encoding AraC family transcriptional regulator, translating to MPGTRITTYGMEQRSDRPDFYIRDKRGRAALTSPHRHEYFQIQINLGGDTVQHIGGAVRPFPKKALAFILPHRLHVIPHPEDGDFMLINFSQGFFLPQLTCDPLDLEDIPIGQAPELSPFRFQEQLDFILDDAAFEEVKTWLEQMRALDAQRSFGARERLKGYLFQLIGLVCQAYAEPLQAFAANNATRRGRKDALARVQGYIREHLHEPTLNLTDAAAAAFLSPNYLTHLLRKETGKPFSQLVLDRRMQLARTLLLNSPQMIGAIAHRCGFTDEAYFSRCFRKAHGLAPGQFRRREQD from the coding sequence ATGCCCGGCACCCGCATCACCACCTACGGCATGGAACAACGCAGCGACCGCCCCGACTTCTATATCCGCGACAAACGGGGCAGGGCGGCGCTGACCAGTCCCCATCGCCACGAGTATTTCCAGATCCAGATCAACCTGGGCGGTGACACCGTGCAGCACATCGGCGGTGCGGTGCGCCCGTTCCCGAAAAAGGCCCTGGCCTTTATCCTGCCTCATCGCCTGCACGTGATTCCCCATCCCGAAGACGGCGATTTCATGCTGATCAATTTCAGCCAGGGATTTTTCCTGCCGCAACTGACCTGCGACCCGCTGGACCTGGAAGACATTCCCATCGGCCAGGCCCCGGAACTGTCGCCGTTTCGCTTTCAGGAACAGCTGGACTTCATCCTCGATGATGCCGCCTTCGAGGAAGTCAAAACCTGGCTGGAGCAGATGCGTGCCCTCGATGCCCAGCGCAGCTTCGGCGCCCGGGAGCGGCTCAAGGGTTACCTGTTTCAGTTGATCGGGTTGGTTTGCCAAGCGTATGCCGAGCCGCTCCAGGCCTTCGCCGCCAACAACGCCACCCGGCGTGGCCGCAAGGACGCCCTGGCCCGGGTGCAGGGCTACATCCGTGAGCATTTGCACGAACCCACCCTGAACCTGACCGACGCGGCGGCGGCCGCTTTCCTGTCGCCCAACTACCTGACCCACCTGCTGCGCAAGGAAACCGGCAAACCCTTCTCCCAGTTGGTACTCGACCGTCGCATGCAACTGGCGCGTACGCTGCTGCTCAATAGCCCGCAGATGATTGGCGCAATTGCGCACCGTTGCGGGTTTACCGACGAGGCCTATTTTTCCCGGTGTTTTCGCAAGGCCCACGGGCTGGCGCCAGGGCAGTTCAGGCGACGTGAACAGGATTAA
- a CDS encoding fumarylacetoacetate hydrolase family protein: MTRYVITPNDIPSLAIHGDDARFALRRVFCVGRNYSEHAREMGHDPDREPPFFFMKPADAVVPAEGVIAYPPMTADLHHEVELVVAIGKGGVDIAPQDAFAHIWGYGLGIDLTRRDLQAEAKKLSRPWEWAKAFDESAPCTALRPVSDVGHPGSGRIWLNVNGQQRQVGDLADLIWSVSEVISHASKSVALKAGDLIFTGTPAGVGALQPGDVVTAGIDGLAELNFTLSQG; this comes from the coding sequence ATGACCCGCTACGTCATCACCCCCAACGACATTCCATCCCTCGCCATCCACGGCGACGACGCTCGTTTCGCGCTGCGCCGGGTATTTTGCGTGGGGCGCAACTACAGCGAACATGCCCGCGAAATGGGCCACGACCCCGACCGCGAGCCGCCGTTCTTTTTCATGAAACCGGCCGATGCCGTAGTGCCGGCCGAGGGCGTGATCGCCTACCCGCCAATGACCGCCGACCTGCATCACGAGGTCGAATTGGTGGTGGCCATCGGCAAGGGCGGCGTGGACATTGCCCCGCAAGACGCTTTCGCGCATATCTGGGGTTACGGCCTGGGCATTGACTTGACCCGCCGTGACCTCCAGGCCGAGGCGAAAAAGCTCTCGCGGCCGTGGGAATGGGCCAAGGCCTTCGACGAGTCGGCACCTTGCACTGCGTTGCGGCCGGTGAGTGACGTCGGCCATCCGGGCAGCGGGCGCATCTGGCTCAACGTCAATGGCCAGCAACGTCAAGTGGGCGACCTGGCGGACCTGATCTGGTCGGTCAGCGAGGTGATCAGCCATGCGTCCAAATCCGTGGCGCTGAAGGCCGGCGACTTGATCTTCACCGGCACCCCGGCGGGCGTCGGGGCCTTGCAACCGGGCGATGTGGTGACCGCCGGCATTGACGGCCTGGCCGAGCTGAACTTCACCCTCAGCCAGGGTTGA